Proteins encoded together in one Penicillium digitatum chromosome 1, complete sequence window:
- a CDS encoding Glucosidase II beta subunit-like family protein — MRSSIVFISALATSVMAGNATDTYTFPAGFNLGLVASTQRSDYCSAQRNTCPQICQQGTKLNSCDPSTLQFSCVCSDGTVPDMTPYAQTVPFFVCQDTYIQCVASHPNDAEGQRGCKKAATCGSKNASEVTTTASSSSSTMSSTMSSTTLALATATESSSSQTSSVAPASTTTNAAVALGDLTQYSTGLMAGLMFVAARMVL; from the exons ATGCGTTCTTCCATTGTCTTCATTTCGGCTCTGGCTACTTCCGTCATGGCTGGCAACGCCACTGACACTTACACCTTCCCCGCCGGCTTCAATCTTGGCTTGGTAGCCAGTACCCAGCGTA GCGACTATTGCTCTGCCCAGCGCAACACCTGCCCCCAGATTTGCCAGCAAGGCACCAAGCTCAACTCGTGCGACCCG AGCACCCTGCAATTCAGCTGTGTCTGCAGTGATGGTACCGTCCCCGACATGACGCCCTACGCGCAGACCGTTCCTTTCTTCGTCTGCCAGGATACATATATCCAGTGTGTCGCCTCGCACCCCAACGATGCCGAGGGTCAGCGCGGCTGCAAGAAGGCCGCCACCTGTGGCTCCAAGAATGCAAGTGAGGTGACCACCaccgcttcttcttcatcctcaacCATGTCTTCGACCATGTCTTCGACTACTCTGGCTTTGGCCACTGCGACCGAGTCTTCCAGCTCCCAAACTTCCTCCGTGGCTCCTGCTAGCACTACCACCAACGCCGCTGTCGCTCTCGGTGATCTGACTCAGTACTCTACTGGTCTGATGGCTGGTCTCATGTTCGTGGCTGCGCGCATGGTTCTGTAA
- a CDS encoding Cutinase gives MGGMILKIAWALLAAISGLTATYAQSMPEDECATGVHAIIARGQGGGDDLNVMSTLSDLILKQIPGSTTLGLPYDHENVLTDFAKLHTVHDGAVLMQQFVQEYSESCPQAKIVVVGYSMGAVLMMDSLCGTSEVGLIFVAPLARFYNSTIIAAIAYGDETYIPGMPWNVGSCILGIGLLPRLNSALCGPFATSLHSYCDYGDAQCCSPYPEDGNAAHHGYIWKYNQDVVDFIKYSLTTIGQY, from the exons ATGGGTGGCATGATCCTGAAAATCGCTTGGGCACTCTTAGCTGCTATCTCGGGGTTGACCGCGACCTATGCGCAGTCTATGCCGGAGGATGAATGTGCGACAGGTGTTCATGCCATTATCGCTAGGGGTCAAGGCGGGGGCGATGACTTGAATGTGATGAGCACTCTTTCAGACCTGATCTTGAAGCAGATCCCCGGCTCGACCACCCTCGGCTTACCCTACGATCATGAGAACGTCCTAACTGACTTTGCAAAACTGCACACCGTTCATGACGGTGCTGTTTTAATGCAGCAGTTCGTACAGGAGTACAGCGAAAGCTGCCCTCAAGCTAAGATTGTGGTAGTCGGATATTCAATG GGAGCAGTTCTCATGATGGATTCTCTATGCGGAACCAGTGAGGTGGGATTGATCTTCGTCGCCCCTCTTGCGCGGTTCTATAACTCGACTA TCATAGCTGCGATTGCATATGGTGATGAGACATACATTCCTGGTATGCCGTGGAATGTGGGTAGTTGCATACTGGGTATAGGT CTCCTTCCCCGCTTAAATTCAGCCTTGTGTGGACCCTTTGCCACCTCACTGCACAGTTATTGTGACTACGGTGATGCCCAATGCTGTTCGCCATACCCAGAAGACGGCAATGCCGCACATCACGGCTATATCTGGAAGTACAATCAGGATGTCGTGGACTTTATCAAATATAGTCTGACCACGATTGGGCAGTATTAA
- a CDS encoding Eukaryotic translation initiation factor 3 subunit M, with product MPAPTNTLLIEGSFSELADEFAQYIDALRKEGSLQSEIAPLLEPLRQQEQSEGEADLKQRDEVLKKLVSSATALNSAPEKEITSAYNLLVHLVHQSSDAGVFLPRICTYLAKPITTSPQFGPTLAISILTTIFNTLSSNDSSRYHVLLAVVAVIRQSGSGIAFEALKPQLTSQLPTWLSAWKLGSDDTRKLHIAIAEAATAAGDEDLAQTHIVQALETIDVANVSKPESRELAVRALATALRRSTVFDFTPLTASDAVQALRSSDSALFELLEIFTSDTLDAYETFVAATPLASISGGVLAESADALQTKMRLLTLTSLASSTPSRSLPYATIASALRVPASDVEMWVIDTIRAGLVEGRLSQLKSEFLVHRATYRVFGEKQWSEVQGRLMVWRRSLENVLSVIRSERERFAREGIQAAADQEINTNRNGNGDRRRIQSAPQVREVEASAE from the exons ATGCCCGCCCCTACCAATACCCTCCTCATTGAGGGTTCCTTCTCCGAGCTCGCCGACGAGTTTGCCCAGTACATCGATGCCCTCCGCAAAGAGGGTAGCCTCCAGTCCGAGATCGCCCCGCTCCTCGAACCTCTCCGCCAGCAGGAACAGTCTGAAGGCGAGGCCGACCTTAAGCAGCGCGATGAAGTCCTGAAGAAGCTTGTGTCCTCTGCCACTGCTTTGAACAGTGCCCCCGAGAAGG AAATCACCTCTGCCTACAACCTCCTGGTCCACCTCGTTCACCAGTCTTCCGACGCCGGCGTGTTCCTTCCTCGCATCTGCACCTATCTTGCTAAGCCCATCACCACCTCGCCTCAGTTCGGCCCTACTCTCGCCATTTCTATTCTCACCACCATTTTCAACACCCTGTCTTCCAACGATTCGAGCCGGTACCACGTTCTCCTCGCTGTTGTGGCCGTAATCCGCCAGTCTGGATCTGGAATTGCCTTCGAAGCCCTCAAGCCCCAGCTTACCTCGCAGCTCCCAACATGGCTCTCTGCGTGGAAGTTGGGCAGCGATGACACCCGGAAGTTGCACATCGCCATTGCCGAGGCCGCCACCGCTGCCGGTGATGAGGATTTGGCCCAGACTCACATCGTGCAAGCGCTCGAGACCATCGACGTTGCCAACGTCAGCAAGCCGGAAAGCCGCGAGTTGGCTGTGCGCGCACTCGCTACTGCTCTGCGTCGCTCCACCGTCTTCGACTTCACTCCCTTGACCGCATCAGACGCCGTGCAGGCCCTGCGCTCGAGCGACAGCGCCCTCTTCGAGCTGCTCGAGATCTTCACCTCTGACACCCTTGACGCCTACGAGACCTTTGTCGCTGCCACCCCGCTCGCTTCCATCTCTGGCGGTGTGCTCGCCGAGTCCGCCGATGCCCTGCAGACCAAGATGCGTCTCCTCACCCTTACCTCGCTGGCATCCTCCACCCCTTCGCGTTCGCTCCCTTACGCCACCATCGCCTCTGCTCTGCGCGTCCCCGCTTCTGATGTTGAGATGTGGGTCATCGACACCATTCGTGCCGGCCTTGTCGAGGGTAGACTGTCCCAGCTGAAGTCCGAGTTCCTTGTACACCGCGCCACCTACCGTGTCTTCGGCGAGAAGCAGTGGTCCGAGGTCCAAGGCCGCCTGATGGTTTGGCGTCGTTCTCTTGAGAACGTTCTGAGCGTGATCCGCTCCGAGCGTGAGCGTTTCGCCCGCGAGGGTATCCAGGCTGCGGCTGATCAAGAAATCAACACCAACCGCAACGGTAACGGTGACCGCCGACGCATTCAATCCGCACCCCAGGTGCGTGAGGTTGAGGCTAGTGCCGAATAG
- a CDS encoding Uridylate kinase Ura6, giving the protein MATPRFSTNDVTVVFFLGGPGSGKGTQSANLVKDYGFIHLSAGDLLRAEQVREGSQYGELIREYIREGKIVPMEVTVALLSNAMADSLATSPPSAGIKARFLVDGFPRKLDQAVFFEETVCPSELVLFLDCPEDVMEARLLKRGETSGRDDDNAASIRKRFHTFVETSMPVVDDFQKKDKVVSVKADSSIEEVYKQVKAGIEARGLHAR; this is encoded by the coding sequence ATGGCCACCCCTCGCTTCTCCACAAATGACGTGACAgtcgtcttcttcctcggcggCCCAGGCAGCGGAAAGGGAACACAATCCGCGAACCTCGTCAAAGACTACGGCTTCATCCACCTGTCAGCCGGAGACCTCCTGCGCGCCGAACAAGTCCGCGAAGGCAGTCAGTACGGCGAGCTGATCCGCGAGTACATCCGCGAAGGCAAAATCGTGCCGATGGAAGTGACCGTTGCACTACTGTCGAATGCCATGGCCGATTCGCTGGCAACCTCGCCGCCTTCGGCTGGCATCAAGGCCCGCTTCTTGGTCGATGGATTCCCGCGCAAGCTTGACCAGGCCGTTTTCTTCGAGGAAACTGTTTGTCCCTCCGAACTTGTCTTGTTCCTTGATTGCCCTGAGGATGTCATGGAGGCTAGATTGTTGAAGCGTGGTGAGACTAGTGGTCGTGATGATGACAATGCGGCTTCTATTCGCAAGCGTTTCCATACTTTTGTTGAGACGTCCATGCCTGTTGTTGATGATTTCCAGAAGAAGGACAAGGTTGTTTCGGTTAAGGCTGATAGCTCGATTGAGGAGGTCTATAAGCAGGTCAAGGCTGGTATTGAGGCTCGTGGGTTGCACGCTCGTTAA
- a CDS encoding Polyketide synthase, putative, giving the protein MKKVSEAYLTAIENIQHFPLAKASFFSSVFGRFAEPSELGPEYWIANLTSPVLFSNALGKIMSEDETRPNLMVEIGSHSTLKGPIMDNLRSLGPTVSKNAYTPTILREVDAAKSVLDTAAAVYMRGATLNMTEVN; this is encoded by the coding sequence ATGAAGAAGGTTTCTGAGGCTTACCTCACTGCAATTGAGAATATTCAGCATTTCCCGTTGGCAAAAGCctcgttcttttcttcagTCTTTGGACGCTTTGCGGAACCCTCTGAGCTTGGTCCAGAATACTGGATCGCTAACCTGACATCGCCGGTATTGTTCTCCAATGCTCTTGGCAAGATTATGTCGGAGGATGAAACACGACCCAATCTTATGGTCGAAATTGGTTCACACTCCACATTGAAGGGCCCTATCATGGACAATCTTAGAAGCTTGGGTCCTACTGTCTCCAAGAATGCATATACACCAACGATTCTTCGCGAAGTAGATGCAGCTAAGTCGGTCCTAGATACCGCTGCTGCTGTCTACATGCGAGGCGCTACATTAAATATGACAGAAGTAAATTAA
- a CDS encoding Mycocerosic acid synthase yields MNGDFEGAPSGEQGNPQPIAIIGYACRLPGQVTSPSDLWELCTRARSGWSPIPKERFSVEAFQHPNPSKVGSFNPKGGYFLDEDIARFDAPFFNLTVQEATSMDPQQRLLLECAFEALESAGIPKENFARQKVGVFAGGNFSDYELNNVRDIETILMHQATGCAASLQSNRISYFFDLRGPSITVDTACSSSLVALHYAVQSLRSGESKEALVAGCHLNLVPDIWVSMSMSQLFNDEGKTFSFDERATSGFARGEGSGVVILKPLDTALRDKDPVRAVIVHSGVNQDGRTQGITLPNGQAQEELIRRVYEEANLNPDECGFVEMHGTGTKTGDPIEATAVHAALGKNRIPRNPLYVGSVKPNTGHLEGANLMLPKAEFNKANPDIPMSAWNMKILTTTRPWPSRMKYLSVSNYGFEGTNAHAVLQKAPLLSKAPDEAVEDVEVDPKRKLFLISANDKESLRTRIKDFGIYFEQHPEVFEKTLFGNFAYTLGNKMSQLSYRVGVSATSLDDLGIRLAQLKINPSRVLGAPIVSFVFTGQGAQWAQMDVPLIHEYPVYELAIRRADLCLRNLGAKFSLIEELEKDSTTSEIDSPHLSQPACTALQTALVNLLESWGVCPASVIGHSSGEISAAYAAGIYDLVGAMALAYWRGQMTSLLKSSFLSLKGAMIAVGIRCEAVQPI; encoded by the exons ATGAACGGTGATTTTGAAGGTGCGCCTAGTGGCGAGCAGGGCAATCCCCAGCCTATCGCCATAATCGGGTATGCCTGCAGGTTACCGGGGCAAGTTACATCACCCAGTGATCTGTGGGAACTGTGCACACGAGCTCGAAGTGGCTGGTCACCCATTCCCAAAGAGCGTTTCTCAGTCGAAGCATTCCAACACCCTAACCCGTCCAAGGTGGGTTCCTTCAACCCAAAGGGGGGCTATTTTCTTGACGAGGATATCGCACGCTTTGATGCTCCTTTCTTCAATCTTACGGTTCAAGAAGCTACGTCCATGGACCCCCAACAGCGCTTGCTGCTGGAGTGTGCGTTTGAAGCTTTGGAGAGTGCTGGCATACCTAAAGAGAATTTTGCCCGCCAAAAGGTGGGTGTCTTTGCCGGCGGAAATTTCTCTGATTACGAACTCAATAACGTCCGTGATATCGAGACGATTCTCATGCATCAAGCCACTGGCTGTGCGGCCTCACTGCAATCCAACCGTATCTCATACTTCTTCGACCTACGAGGGCCTAGTATCACAGTGGACACGGCTTGTTCTTCCTCACTTGTTGCACTCCACTATGCAGTACAGAGTTTGCGAAGTGGGGAGTCCAAGGAAGCCCTCGTTGCTGGTTGTCACCTTAATCTTGTACCAGATATCTGGGTTTCTATGTCCATGTCACA GTTGTTCAATGATGAGGGTAAAACCTTCTCCTTCGACGAGAGAGCCACATCCGGTTTCGCGCGAGGCGAGGGCTCTGGTGTCGTCATCCTGAAGCCCCTAGACACCGCATTGCGCGACAAAGATCCCGTGCGAGCTGTCATTGTACATTCAGGAGTCAATCAAGATGGACGAACACAAGGCATTACGCTTCCAAATGGCCAGGCCCAGGAGGAGCTAATTCGGCGTGTCTATGAAGAGGCGAACCTCAACCCGGACGAATGCGGGTTTGTAGAGATGCATGGAACTGGAACAAAGACCGGCGATCCTATCGAAGCTACAGCAGTCCATGCGGCACTTGGAAAGAACCGGATTCCGAGGAACCCGCTTTACGTTGGATCAGTCAAACCCAACACTGGGCACTTGGAGGGCGCCA ATTTGATGCTTCCGAAAGCCGAGTTTAACAAAGCGAATCCTGACATTCCTATGAGTGCGTGGAATATGAAAATTTTAACTACGACGCGGCCCTGGCCTTCTCGCATGAAATACCTTAGCGTGTCCAACTATGGTTTTGAGGGAACCAATGCACATGCTGTTCTTCAAAAGGCACCGCTATTATCCAAAGCCCCAGACGAAGCTGTTGAGGATGTTGAGGTGGACCCCAAACGCAAGCTGTTCTTGATCTCTGCCAACGACAAGGAGTCTCTACGCACTAGAATCAAAGACTTTGGTATCTACTTTGAGCAACATCCAGAAGTCTTTGAAAAGACTCTATTCGGCAACTTTGCTTATACACTAGGTAACAAGATGTCCCAACTCTCGTACCGTGTTGGTGTGTCAGCTACCTCGCTAGATGACCTTGGAATCCGTCTTGCTCAATTGAAGATCAACCCATCCAGAGTTCTAGGCGCTCCAATAGTTTCATTTGTATTCACCGGCCAAGGGGCTCAGTGGGCCCAGATGGATGTTCCTCTCATACATGAGTACCCTGTTTACGAGTTGGCCATAAGACGAGCTGATCTATGCCTCCGGAATCTCGGAGCTAAGTTTTCACTGATCGAAGAGTTGGAAAAGGATTCCACCACCTCTGAGATTGACTCCCCTCATCTAAGTCAACCTGCCTGCACAGCGCTTCAGACTGCGCTAGTTAATCTTCTGGAATCTTGGGGAGTCTGTCCTGCTTCAGTAATTGGCCACAGTTCTGGAGAAATCAGTGCAGCCTACGCTGCGGGAATTTATGACTTGGTGGGGGCAATGGCTCTGGCTTACTGGCGTGGTCAAATGACCTCCTTGCTCAAATCCTCGTTCCTGTCCCTCAAAGGCGCCATGATTGCCGTTGGCATCCGCTGCGAGGCTGTTCAGCCTATATGA
- a CDS encoding Polyketide synthase, putative, which produces MQGMVVYPTAGYLVVAIEAARRRAEQADIEICQYELREVIVGSALVLSDDTDAETTINLRPYTEGTRGSSDVWDEFRVCSWTSKRGWTEHCTGQVRVRSDPKQQSAAISSPFDTQIAYTKAQIARIQKSATHHLDMSHMYQVLSDLGAGYGPIFQDIGNCYSSPHNSFGDLHVRDTRSVMPKGFEPPLTIHPSFLHGLLHFAWPLLGQGLGRMDLDTLYMPTMIKRVTVGLNVPTKAGQFLKGYCSGSLSLPSPEPTKFDLFATEEGSTEPIITIDGLVMTPLRNPDTRREDTHKLCYKIDWHPLAEVENTVEGDIQIRRCATENLDLDYIHKDKDANTNEQTEQKGKVSVRDFGDIDFSQKQLVLLQTEATSLRYLTEDGFEGLKTALLKAQTVLWVYWADSPDAQMTVGLTRTLRSETLARIATLGLCPVDIETPEKSIQAAISALWPTDGKQPSKDLEFQAKGSELFVQRIVEDGVANSFVHNETHDMTISTQPFRQLGRRFKIQIRNPGALDSLHLVNDNPLPLGKDQIELRVKVSGLNFKDIVVSMGQLAQSYLGIEYSGIVSNIGSNVKNFKIGQRVMAMPEGCFSTYARCSATSAAEIPANMSFEVAASVPVVFCTACYSLFGLGQLQAGERVLIHAGAGGVGQAAIMLAQTIGADIFVTVGSLHKKQFLMSQYDIPESRIFYSRDASFARSIRRATGDFGVDVIVNSLAGDLFARDLGVSRAPFEHNVNFSSVDLTKVGKFKPQLMKRLLGDVGRLLSERSVHPVRPLSVYRISEIEKAFRTLQNGKSMGKIVVVPHEGDQVKAVAPKTSPTLLRPDASYILVGGAGGLGRSIAKWMSSKGAKTIIPVSRQATIDEKVRSLIDTVAPLGVQIIVKACNVSSQGSVEACTVFYQQISLCRATFMRITEPVHVRELITAPTASAP; this is translated from the exons ATGCAGGGGATGGTCGTTTACCCCACGGCAGGCTAT TTAGTGGTGGCTATTGAGGCCGCTCGACGACGCGCGGAGCAAGCTGATATCGAAATCTGCCAATATGAATTGAGGGAGGTCATTGTCGGTTCGGCGCTTGTGCTCAGTGATGACACAGATGCAGAGACTACCATTAATCTCCGTCCTTACACTGAGGGTACCCGTGGATCATCCGATGTTTGGGATGAGTTCCGTGTCTGCTCATGGACTTCAAAGAGAGGATGGACAGAGCACTGCACTGGCCAGGTGCGGGTTCGCTCAGATCCGAAACAGCAGTCGGCTGCGATCTCGAGCCCGTTCGACACTCAGATCGCTTACACAAAAGCTCAAATTGCCCGAATTCAGAAATCGGCTACTCATCATCTCGATATGTCCCACATGTACCAAGTTCTTAGTGATCTAGGGGCCGGGTATGGTCCTATCTTCCAGGACATTGGTAACTGCTACTCCAGCCCTCACAACTCGTTCGGCGATTTGCACGTTAGAGATACCCGAAGTGTGATGCCGAAGGGATTTGAACCCCCGTTGACTATCCACCCATCATTCCTCCACGGACTTCTACATTTTGCATGGCCTCTCCTTGGCCAGGGCTTAGGCCGAATGGACCTTGACACACTTTACATGCCGACGATGATTAAGCGTGTGACAGTCGGTCTCAACGTCCCAACTAAAGCTGGTCAATTTCTCAAAGGTTACTGCAGTGGCAGTCTCAGCTTGCCTTCTCCCGAACCGACCAAATTTGACCTTTTTGCCACCGAAGAGGGCTCCACAGAGCCCATAATCACAATAGATGGCCTGGTGATGACCCCCCTCAGAAATCCAGACACTCGCCGTGAGGACACTCACAAACTGTGCTATAAGATTGATTGGCACCCCTTGGCCGAAGTTGAAAACACCGTTGAAGGAGATATTCAAATTCGCAGATGTGCTACGGAAaatcttgatcttgattATATCCACAAGGACAAGGATGCAAACACAAATGAACAAACAGAACAGAAAGGCAAA GTTTCCGTCCGAGACTTTGGTGACATTGACTTCTCTCAAAAGCAACTTGTTTTACTTCAGACTGAAGCTACTTCTCTGCGATACCTCACCGAAGATGGATTTGAAGGGCTCAAGACGGCGCTGCTCAAAGCTCAGACTGTGCTCTGGGTCTACTGGGCTGATTCTCCCGATGCTCAAATGACAGTCGGCTTGACTCGCACCTTGCGCTCGGAGACCTTGGCTAGAATAGCTACTCTTGGGTTGTGTCCTGTGGACATCGAAACTCCCGAGAAGTCTATTCAGGCAGCCATCAGTGCTCTATGGCCCACCGATGGGAAACAGCCTTCAAAAGATCTCGAGTTCCAGGCCAAAGGCTCAGAGCTCTTTGTTCAACGCATTGTGGAAGATGGTGTTGCTAATAGTTTCGTCCACAATGAGACTCACGATATGACAATCTCGACCCAACCATTCAGGCAGCTCGGGCGCCGTTTCAAGATCCAGATCCGCAATCCAGGTGCTCTTGATTCCCTCCACTTGGTAAATGACAATCCCCTGCCACTAGGGAAAGACCAGATTGAACTTCGAGTCAAAGTGAGCGGTCTCAATTTCAAAGACATTGTGGTCTCCATGGGCCAGCTTGCACAGTCCTACCTTGGAATTGAATACAGTGGCATTGTTTCCAATATAGGATCCAATGTGAAGAATTTCAAGATTGGCCAAAGAGTCATGGCCATGCCAGAAGGCTGTTTCTCGACCTATGCACGATGCTCTGCGACCAGCGCTGCGGAAATTCCAGCTAACATGTCATTCGAGGTGGCAGCATCAGTGCCGGTTGTATTCTGTACTGCATGCTACTCTCTGTTTGGCCTAGGTCAGCTGCAAGCCGGAGAGCGGGTTTTGATCCATGCCGGTGCTGGTGGTGTCGGTCAAGCCGCAATAATGCTGGCGCAGACGATCGGCGCAGACATTTTTGTTACAGTTGGAAGCCTCCATAAAAAACAGTTCTTGATGAGCCAGTACGATATTCCCGAAAGCCGCATCTTCTATAGTCGTGATGCATCTTTTGCCCGCAGCATCCGCAGAGCTACCGGTGATTTTGGCGTGGACGTCATCGTCAACTCCCTGGCAGGTGATCTTTTTGCGCGAGACTTGGGAGTGTCTCGCGCC CCTTTTGAGCACAACGTCAACTTCTCGTCGGTTGATCTCACCAAGGTTGGCAAGTTCAAGCCACAGCTGATGAAGCGCCTCCTGGGTGACGTTGGTCGACTGCTTAGTGAGAGATCGGTGCATCCCGTCCGACCACTTTCGGTTTATCGGATTTCTGAGATTGAGAAGGCATTCCGCACACTACAGAATGGCAAGAGCATGGGTAAGATTGTGGTAGTTCCCCATGAAGGTGATCAAGTCAAG GCCGTGGCTCCCAAGACCAGTCCAACTCTCTTACGACCTGATGCATCCTACATTTTGGTTGGTGGCGCAGGTGGCCTAGGCAGAAGCATCGCCAAGTGGATGTCCTCGAAAGGTGCAAAGACTATCATACCTGTGTCTCGTCAAGCCACGATTGATGAGAAAGTTCGATCTTTGATTGATACTGTGGCTCCGCTGGGAGTACAAATTATCGTCAAGGCTTGCAATGTCAGCAGCCAGGGGTCTGTCGAGGCTTGTACTGTGTTTTACCAGCAAATAAGTCTTTGTAGGGCAACTTTCATGAGAATAACAGAGCCAGTGCACGTTAGGGAACTTATTACGGCCCCAACCGCCAGTGCGCCCTAG
- a CDS encoding Thioesterase family protein, translating to MADPTLAIAHLRTNSWANNLISSADYSPVETDSRRLKPTTGEDGYFAQTLNTTSTIPHCLTLQRRNLTSAPTEVPTWLPATKQDAAPAMKPTPGTDPADIIMIYDLGSPGLSSHPSTVHGGIVATLIDETMSLAVAAFTNTPTALSTTEQNPRGKIFTAQLDVRYKQRVTTPALLVVKARVIGRVGKKFWVRAQALQEDEESGGGQLESAKRKVVKTDAMAFWVQTSDSKL from the coding sequence ATGGCAGACCCGACCCTCGCCATCGCGCACCTCCGCACCAACTCATGGGCCAACAATCTCATCTCCTCGGCCGATTACAGCCCAGTTGAAACTGACTCACGGCGCCTAAAGCCTACAACGGGCGAAGATGGCTACTTCGCACAAACCCTTAACACAACCAGCACAATCCCTCACTGCCTGACCCTGCAACGGCGCAACCTCACGTCTGCGCCTACCGAAGTCCCCACCTGGCTCCCCGCCACAAAACAAGATGCCGCGCCTGCCATGAAGCCCACCCCGGGCACGGACCCTGCAGATATTATTATGATCTATGATCTTGGCAGCCCTGGTCTGTCTAGCCATCCGTCCACTGTGCACGGCGGGATTGTCGCGACGCTGATTGACGAGACCATGTCCCTCGCTGTCGCAGCGTTTACCAATACGCCCACTGCGCTCAGTACAACCGAGCAAAATCCGCGCGGAAAGATATTTACAGCACAACTAGATGTCAGATATAAGCAGCGGGTGACTACACCTGCTTTATTGGTTGTCAAGGCGCGAGTCATTGGGAGGGTCGGGAAGAAATTTTGGGTGCGGGCGCAGGCGCTgcaggaagatgaagagagTGGTGGGGGACAATTGGAGTCGGCTAAGAGGAAGGTTGTCAAGACTGATGCGATGGCATTTTGGGTTCAGACTTCTGACTCGAAATTATGA
- a CDS encoding Serine hydrolase FSH, with amino-acid sequence MEYLYDTLEKNPDVEGIVGYSEGATMAASLILNEDRKAQETGRPRRIKCAIFFTGWPPLSPEQDVVLADESEYTLDIPTLHVVGADGVFGTDPYRYGALALFNICDPDTAPMFDTGRCHTIPRSGPVITELGNVIRDLIDRAYKT; translated from the exons ATGGAATATCTTTATGATACATTGGAAAAAAATCCTGATGTCGAAGGCATCGTCGGATATAGCGAGGGAGCCACGATGGCTGCAAGTCTAATTCTGAATGAGGATAGAAAGGCTCAGGAAACCGGCCGTCCTCGACGCATCAAGTGCGCGATATTCTTCACCGGCTGGCCTCCTCTCTCCCCCGAGCAGGACGTGGTCCTAGCAGATGAGAGCGAATATACTCTAGACATTCCGACACTTCATGTGGTTGGTGCGGATG GAGTCTTTGGCACAGACCCCTACCGATACGGCGCACTAGCCTTGTTCAACATTTGCGACCCTGATACCGCACCAATGTTCGACACTGGACGGTGTCACACCATTCCTCGATCCGGTCCGGTGATCACAGAATTGGGAAATGTCATTCGAGACTTGATCGATAGAGCGTATAAAACGTGA